A part of Thermodesulfobacteriota bacterium genomic DNA contains:
- a CDS encoding 5-(carboxyamino)imidazole ribonucleotide synthase: MKSKVKTIGILGSGQLGRMSALAAAELGIKVHVYSPEADSPAEQVSAKGFVGDYTDKKKLRAFAKSVDVVSYEFENIPVESVRFIQKIKPVYPDDKLLEVSQNRITEKSYLNNIGIPTAKWAPIYSPEDIDKAVGELGGKNFVLKTTRFGYDGKGQTTHKAGDSAKRSFSKLGSDELILEEMVNFKCEISIIIARDKFGKSAVYGPVENVHKNHILHTSTVPAKVDSKVAAKAKRVARKLADSVGLIGVLGLEMFVTKDGQILANEIAPRTHNSGHLTIDACAASQFEQHVRTISGLPVSDPTPHSNAVMTNLIGNDVNQVKKYYDMKGACIHIYGKSEARAGRKMGHVTVIKPIKK; the protein is encoded by the coding sequence ATGAAATCTAAGGTTAAAACAATTGGAATTTTAGGAAGCGGGCAGCTCGGACGCATGAGCGCACTTGCCGCGGCAGAGCTTGGTATTAAGGTACATGTCTACTCTCCTGAGGCTGACAGTCCTGCAGAGCAGGTTAGTGCAAAAGGATTTGTCGGCGACTATACAGACAAGAAGAAATTAAGGGCGTTTGCTAAGAGCGTGGATGTGGTCTCGTATGAGTTTGAAAACATTCCTGTTGAGAGCGTCCGTTTTATTCAGAAAATTAAACCTGTATACCCCGATGACAAACTTCTGGAAGTCTCCCAAAACCGCATAACAGAAAAGAGCTATCTAAATAACATAGGTATACCCACAGCTAAGTGGGCCCCAATATACAGTCCTGAGGATATAGACAAGGCCGTCGGCGAGTTGGGAGGTAAGAATTTTGTACTTAAGACAACACGATTTGGCTATGATGGAAAGGGGCAGACAACTCATAAAGCCGGCGATAGCGCAAAGAGAAGTTTTAGTAAGCTTGGTTCAGATGAGCTGATACTTGAGGAAATGGTCAATTTTAAGTGCGAAATATCGATTATTATAGCAAGGGATAAGTTCGGCAAATCTGCGGTATACGGTCCTGTAGAAAATGTACACAAAAACCATATTCTTCACACTAGCACGGTGCCCGCAAAGGTAGATTCGAAAGTTGCGGCCAAGGCAAAAAGAGTTGCACGCAAACTGGCAGACTCAGTTGGATTAATAGGAGTTCTGGGACTTGAGATGTTTGTGACAAAAGACGGGCAGATTTTAGCAAATGAAATAGCACCTCGGACTCATAATTCAGGGCACTTAACTATTGATGCATGTGCCGCGTCACAGTTTGAACAGCACGTAAGAACTATTAGCGGACTTCCGGTTTCTGACCCTACCCCGCATTCAAACGCGGTAATGACAAATCTAATTGGAAATGACGTAAATCAGGTAAAAAAGTACTATGATATGAAAGGCGCTTGTATTCATATATATGGCAAAAGTGAGGCTAGAGCCGGCCGGAAAATGGGCCATGTTACCGTAATAAAACCTATTAAAAAGTAG